The Streptomyces sp. NL15-2K genome contains a region encoding:
- a CDS encoding IS701 family transposase, with protein sequence MRLGEVDRLRGELAEFVADVFGSLPRRDQRRWGECYVRGLMLDGRRKSIQPMAERLPDGNMQALQQFVNQSPWDPLPVRQRIAERLSEVITPEVWVIDDVSFPKCGKASVGVARQYCGAVGKRANCQVAVSVHAATDTASCPLEWQLYLPREWTDEPDRCRRAGIPDHVVHREKWRLALGLLDTLAEWQLKAPVVVADAGYGVSTPFRLGLQERGLSYVLALNGKEVAHPEDAEPHQPAYGGLGPPPLPRYRTPPRAVCVLAAQAGAERFTEVTWRQGSKGAMTSRFAVLTVRPAGKQSLAAAQEAGGGRNRWDGVLPVQTLLVEWPEGQDAPTDYWISNLPATTPVADLVRWAKMRWRIEHDYRELKHGLGLDHFEGRTWRGWHHHVTLVTAAQAFLTLRRLDPKVHIPA encoded by the coding sequence GTGAGGTTGGGGGAAGTGGACCGGCTCCGGGGCGAGTTGGCGGAGTTCGTTGCTGATGTGTTCGGGTCGTTGCCGCGGCGGGATCAGCGGCGGTGGGGCGAGTGTTATGTCCGGGGCCTGATGCTGGACGGCCGGCGCAAGTCGATCCAGCCGATGGCCGAGCGTCTGCCGGACGGGAACATGCAGGCCCTGCAGCAGTTCGTGAACCAGTCGCCGTGGGATCCGCTGCCGGTCAGACAGCGGATCGCCGAGCGGCTGTCCGAGGTGATCACACCTGAGGTGTGGGTGATCGACGACGTGTCGTTCCCCAAGTGCGGCAAGGCGTCGGTCGGGGTGGCCCGCCAGTACTGCGGAGCGGTCGGCAAACGGGCGAACTGCCAGGTCGCGGTCAGTGTCCATGCCGCCACCGACACCGCCTCGTGTCCGTTGGAGTGGCAGTTATATCTGCCGCGTGAGTGGACGGACGAGCCGGACCGATGCCGCAGGGCAGGCATCCCCGATCACGTGGTGCACCGGGAGAAGTGGCGTCTCGCGCTCGGCCTGCTGGACACACTCGCCGAGTGGCAGTTGAAGGCACCGGTCGTGGTCGCCGACGCCGGCTACGGCGTCAGCACCCCCTTCCGGCTCGGTCTCCAGGAGCGAGGGCTGTCCTATGTCCTGGCCCTGAACGGGAAGGAAGTCGCCCACCCGGAGGATGCCGAGCCGCACCAGCCCGCTTATGGCGGGCTCGGGCCGCCCCCCCTTCCCCGCTACCGCACCCCACCGCGAGCCGTCTGCGTCCTCGCAGCGCAGGCGGGTGCGGAGCGGTTCACCGAGGTGACCTGGAGGCAGGGCAGCAAGGGCGCGATGACCTCACGGTTCGCGGTGCTGACAGTGCGGCCCGCGGGCAAGCAGTCCCTGGCCGCAGCTCAGGAGGCGGGCGGCGGCCGCAACCGGTGGGACGGCGTCCTGCCCGTCCAGACACTCCTCGTCGAATGGCCGGAGGGCCAGGACGCCCCGACGGACTACTGGATATCGAACCTGCCCGCCACCACACCCGTCGCTGACCTGGTGCGGTGGGCCAAGATGCGCTGGCGGATCGAACATGACTACCGCGAGCTCAAGCATGGCCTGGGACTGGACCACTTCGAGGGCCGCACCTGGCGCGGCTGGCACCACCACGTCACCCTCGTCACCGCCGCCCAGGCATTCCTCACCCTCAGGCGGCTCGACCCAAAAGTCCACATACCGGCCTGA
- a CDS encoding FHA domain-containing protein, whose protein sequence is MQIRLTVVDPLGPPAQPRGCDVLVTAPAGTALAAVASALTSAVPADGGASTHERSRELGTSPVVLYAGAERLDTQRCTLGEPPLIDGAVLSLGAPGVPEPHPELDDAPAQLQVIAGPDAGGVHLLHGGQIHIGRSADADVPLDDPDVSRLHCAVTVGPDGRVSVADPGSTNGTTLDGRHVGPRPVRFTPGALLRIGESALRLAPAGGPGARVRATPDGEGHVRVPAGDGAAPTGTSTDTGTAQAPAPEGGPGPSGRTHHAYGSAGWGASTGTPGAQGHGRAEPPVVPGQGGAPRIESHDGTLSLPARGGAADPAAAAGDTHAGRSGIAGLAGTAGIGGSPDASARTTAADDASDIAAGADPDPSGSGRRKGTPLRGTDVPPGIRRRGGLKGWARRLTGGRGEQDATGRGTYDETGDATSDTAQAPPATVSQAPEAWPDPAALLLTALGPGPRLWERGPGHPEALTVRLGTADRAAPDGSGLLPAVPVTADLREVGALGLAGPRARLAGVARAVVAQLAALHSPDTLEIVLISADRSRSVQERTAVWSWLGWLPHLRPGHGQDCRLLLAYDREQATARTDELLRRLEDHLADAGPTPVVAAPPAVGVPDSGASRRPSWARDDDRADEDGGGFPGPYTVVVVDGDPPGAAVREAVARLALEGPRAGIHVVCLAETAPASPASPVTETYEAACAASPTFRESGAVALLSGDVATALRLVRVARTSQSPRVGAEPARPEPDASRPRSAEAPRSGPVGHGTVAAVDAVSLAWAERFARALAPLRAEATAGERHARVSMPLPQAARLLDELGLARATPASLMARWADAADDTDSLGGRAWAVLGAGPRGPVCADLAAEGPHLLIEGPPGSGRTELLRAVVASLAAAERPDRLSVVLMDGRDNVGTSGGGHGEGLRVCTDLPHVTTHLSANDPVRMREFAQSLSAELKRRAELLGRCDFAEWHTGRVVSGRMVAQRTAAARGASGNGAGTGTGTGTGTGTGTGTGTGTGTGTGTGEPTGDLDTPPSSTIRLRPAAARRRAEAAPPLPRLVVVVDDLDALVSPALGSPGRPAAGSVIRALEAVARDGERLGVHLVAAAGVGGRTAQSEPARRATLRVTLDAPAAGPDEPAPGRGRLARPDGRMTPFQGGRVTGRIPRTATLRPTVVPLEWERMGDPPARRHVRELGNGPTDLALLASALERAAREVASAEVPSLL, encoded by the coding sequence ATGCAGATCCGGCTGACCGTCGTAGACCCGCTGGGCCCGCCTGCTCAGCCCCGGGGGTGCGACGTGCTGGTCACGGCGCCCGCGGGCACGGCCCTTGCCGCGGTGGCGTCGGCGCTGACCTCGGCGGTCCCGGCGGACGGGGGCGCCTCCACGCACGAGCGGAGCCGGGAGCTCGGCACCAGCCCGGTCGTGCTGTACGCCGGTGCGGAGCGGCTCGACACGCAGCGCTGCACGCTGGGCGAGCCCCCACTGATCGACGGCGCCGTGCTGTCCCTGGGCGCCCCCGGCGTGCCCGAACCCCATCCCGAGCTCGACGACGCCCCCGCCCAGCTGCAGGTGATCGCCGGTCCCGACGCCGGCGGGGTCCACCTTCTGCACGGCGGCCAGATCCACATCGGCCGTTCGGCCGACGCCGACGTCCCGCTCGACGACCCGGACGTCTCCCGGCTGCACTGCGCGGTGACGGTCGGCCCCGACGGCCGCGTCTCGGTCGCCGATCCCGGCTCGACGAACGGCACGACGCTGGACGGCAGGCATGTCGGCCCCCGCCCGGTCCGCTTCACGCCGGGCGCGCTGCTGCGGATCGGCGAGTCGGCCCTGCGGCTGGCCCCGGCCGGAGGGCCCGGCGCGCGCGTGCGGGCGACTCCGGACGGAGAGGGGCACGTGCGCGTGCCCGCCGGGGACGGGGCAGCACCCACCGGCACCAGCACCGATACCGGCACGGCGCAGGCACCCGCGCCCGAGGGCGGGCCCGGCCCGTCCGGCAGGACCCATCACGCGTACGGCTCGGCGGGCTGGGGCGCCTCGACCGGCACCCCGGGCGCCCAGGGGCACGGGCGGGCCGAACCGCCCGTCGTGCCGGGGCAGGGCGGGGCGCCGCGCATCGAGAGCCACGACGGCACCCTGAGCCTGCCCGCCCGGGGCGGCGCGGCCGACCCGGCTGCCGCTGCCGGTGACACCCACGCCGGCCGCTCCGGCATCGCGGGACTGGCCGGGACGGCCGGCATCGGCGGTTCACCCGACGCGTCCGCCCGTACGACGGCTGCGGACGACGCCTCCGACATCGCCGCCGGCGCCGACCCGGACCCCTCCGGATCCGGCCGCCGCAAGGGAACCCCCCTGCGGGGGACGGACGTGCCGCCGGGAATACGTCGGCGCGGCGGGCTCAAGGGCTGGGCGCGGCGGCTGACCGGCGGACGCGGCGAACAGGACGCGACCGGGCGCGGGACGTACGACGAGACCGGGGACGCCACGTCGGACACGGCACAGGCACCCCCCGCCACCGTCTCCCAGGCCCCCGAGGCCTGGCCGGATCCGGCGGCGCTGCTCCTGACGGCACTGGGCCCCGGGCCGCGCCTGTGGGAACGCGGCCCGGGCCATCCGGAGGCGCTGACGGTGCGGCTGGGCACGGCCGACCGGGCGGCACCGGACGGCTCGGGGCTGCTGCCCGCGGTGCCGGTGACCGCCGACCTGCGCGAGGTCGGGGCGCTGGGACTGGCCGGTCCGCGCGCGCGGCTCGCCGGGGTGGCCCGCGCGGTCGTCGCCCAGCTCGCCGCGCTGCACTCCCCCGACACCCTGGAAATCGTCCTGATCAGCGCGGACCGGTCCCGCTCTGTGCAGGAGCGCACCGCCGTGTGGTCCTGGCTGGGCTGGCTGCCGCATCTGCGCCCGGGCCACGGCCAGGACTGCCGCCTCCTGCTGGCCTACGACCGGGAACAGGCCACGGCCCGCACCGACGAGCTCCTGCGTCGCCTGGAGGATCACCTGGCGGATGCGGGACCCACTCCGGTCGTCGCCGCCCCGCCTGCCGTCGGCGTTCCCGACAGCGGTGCCTCGCGGCGCCCGTCCTGGGCCAGGGACGACGACCGGGCGGACGAGGACGGGGGCGGCTTCCCGGGGCCGTACACCGTGGTCGTCGTGGACGGCGACCCGCCGGGCGCAGCCGTGCGCGAGGCGGTGGCGCGGCTGGCGCTGGAGGGTCCACGGGCCGGCATACACGTCGTGTGTCTCGCCGAGACGGCACCCGCGTCGCCCGCCTCGCCGGTGACGGAGACCTACGAGGCGGCCTGCGCGGCGTCGCCGACGTTCCGGGAGTCCGGTGCGGTCGCCCTGCTCAGCGGCGACGTGGCGACGGCGCTGCGGCTGGTGCGTGTCGCGCGGACCTCGCAGTCCCCCCGCGTCGGCGCGGAGCCCGCTCGCCCCGAGCCGGACGCCTCCCGGCCCCGCTCGGCGGAGGCGCCCCGCAGCGGACCCGTCGGGCACGGCACCGTGGCCGCGGTGGACGCCGTGTCGCTCGCCTGGGCCGAGCGGTTCGCGCGGGCGCTGGCGCCGCTGCGGGCGGAGGCGACGGCCGGTGAGCGGCACGCGCGTGTGTCCATGCCGTTGCCTCAGGCGGCGCGGCTGCTGGACGAGTTGGGGCTCGCGAGGGCCACCCCGGCGTCGCTGATGGCGCGTTGGGCGGACGCGGCCGACGACACCGACTCGCTCGGCGGGCGGGCCTGGGCGGTGCTCGGGGCCGGGCCGCGCGGGCCGGTCTGCGCGGACCTCGCGGCCGAGGGCCCGCACCTGCTGATCGAGGGACCGCCGGGCAGCGGACGTACGGAGCTGCTGCGAGCCGTGGTCGCGTCCCTCGCCGCCGCCGAGCGCCCCGACCGGCTGAGCGTGGTCCTGATGGACGGCCGCGACAACGTGGGCACCAGCGGCGGCGGACACGGCGAAGGCCTGCGTGTCTGCACGGACCTGCCGCACGTCACCACCCACCTCTCCGCCAACGACCCCGTGCGGATGCGGGAGTTCGCCCAGTCCCTGAGCGCCGAGCTGAAGCGGCGCGCGGAGTTGCTCGGGCGGTGCGACTTCGCCGAGTGGCACACCGGGCGCGTGGTGTCGGGCCGCATGGTCGCGCAGCGGACGGCGGCGGCACGCGGCGCGTCCGGGAACGGGGCCGGGACCGGGACCGGGACCGGGACCGGGACCGGGACCGGGACCGGGACCGGGACCGGGACCGGGACCGGGACCGGGACCGGGGAGCCCACCGGAGACCTCGACACCCCGCCCAGCTCCACCATCCGCCTGCGTCCGGCGGCGGCGCGCCGCCGGGCGGAGGCCGCCCCGCCGCTGCCCCGGCTGGTCGTGGTCGTCGACGACCTGGACGCGCTGGTCTCCCCCGCGCTGGGCTCACCGGGCAGGCCCGCGGCCGGCTCGGTGATACGCGCGCTGGAGGCCGTGGCCCGGGACGGCGAGCGGCTCGGCGTGCACCTGGTGGCCGCGGCCGGAGTAGGCGGCCGTACGGCGCAGTCGGAACCGGCCCGCCGGGCCACCCTGCGCGTCACCCTCGACGCGCCGGCCGCCGGCCCGGACGAACCGGCCCCCGGGCGCGGGCGCCTGGCCCGACCGGACGGACGGATGACGCCCTTCCAGGGCGGCCGGGTCACGGGGCGGATTCCGCGCACGGCGACGCTGCGGCCGACGGTTGTGCCATTGGAGTGGGAGCGAATGGGGGATCCACCGGCCCGACGCCACGTGCGCGAGCTGGGCAACGGGCCGACGGACCTGGCGTTGTTGGCCAGCGCGTTGGAGCGGGCGGCGCGGGAGGTCGCGTCGGCCGAGGTGCCGTCCCTGCTGTAG
- a CDS encoding ABC transporter substrate-binding protein: protein MRRTSSTIRKHRQHRSAKTAAALLAGALALSLTACGGDDDKSSDSGPTGGTATGNTVTLPKLGGQSLEVAAVWTGAEQENFKKVLAEFEKRTGAKVTFVPAQDPIINFLGSKIAGGQPPDIAMLPQPGAIKQAVDRKWAKPLGAEATKELQENYSQGWQDIGKVDGKQYGVYYKAANKSLIWYNAQVFENAGASEAKTWDELLTTAQTVYDSGVTPFSVAGADGWTLTDWFENVYLSQAGPEKYDQLAQHQIKWTDPSVKDALTTLAQIWGKADYVAGGADGALQTEFPASVTQTFTGGDQPKAGMVFEADFVQVNIGETEAKIGTDAKVFPFPAVGSAAPVVTGGDAAVILKESKAAQALATFLASPDAATIQAKLGGYLSPNKNVPDSAYPNAVQQKMAKALIAAGDDFRFDMSDQAPQAFGGTPGKGEWKALQDFLKNPKDVAGTQAKLEADAAAAYGG from the coding sequence ATGCGCAGGACTAGCAGCACCATCCGCAAGCACCGGCAGCACAGGTCCGCGAAAACCGCGGCCGCCCTCCTCGCGGGAGCCCTCGCGCTCTCGCTCACCGCCTGCGGTGGAGACGACGACAAGAGCAGCGACAGCGGTCCCACCGGTGGCACGGCGACCGGCAACACGGTCACCCTCCCCAAGCTCGGCGGGCAGAGCCTGGAGGTCGCCGCCGTCTGGACCGGCGCCGAGCAGGAGAACTTCAAGAAGGTCCTCGCGGAGTTCGAGAAGCGCACCGGCGCCAAGGTGACCTTCGTGCCCGCGCAGGACCCGATCATCAATTTCCTCGGCTCGAAGATCGCGGGCGGACAGCCGCCGGACATCGCGATGCTCCCGCAGCCGGGCGCCATCAAGCAGGCCGTGGACCGCAAGTGGGCCAAGCCGCTGGGCGCCGAAGCCACCAAGGAGCTGCAGGAGAACTACTCCCAGGGCTGGCAGGACATCGGCAAGGTCGACGGCAAGCAGTACGGGGTCTACTACAAGGCCGCGAACAAGTCCCTGATCTGGTACAACGCCCAGGTCTTCGAGAACGCGGGGGCGAGCGAGGCCAAGACGTGGGACGAGCTCCTCACCACCGCGCAGACGGTCTACGACTCCGGTGTCACCCCGTTCTCGGTCGCCGGCGCCGACGGCTGGACCCTCACGGACTGGTTCGAGAACGTCTACCTCTCGCAGGCGGGCCCGGAGAAGTACGACCAGCTCGCACAGCACCAGATCAAGTGGACGGACCCGTCCGTGAAGGACGCCCTCACCACCCTCGCCCAGATCTGGGGCAAGGCGGACTACGTCGCGGGCGGCGCGGACGGCGCGCTGCAGACGGAGTTCCCGGCGTCCGTGACGCAGACCTTCACCGGCGGTGACCAGCCCAAGGCGGGCATGGTGTTCGAGGCCGACTTCGTGCAGGTCAACATCGGCGAGACCGAGGCGAAGATCGGCACGGACGCGAAGGTGTTCCCGTTCCCGGCCGTGGGCAGCGCCGCGCCCGTGGTCACCGGCGGCGACGCGGCCGTGATCCTCAAGGAGTCCAAGGCGGCCCAGGCGCTGGCCACGTTCCTGGCCTCCCCGGACGCGGCGACCATCCAGGCGAAGCTGGGCGGTTACCTCTCGCCGAACAAGAACGTGCCGGACTCGGCGTACCCGAACGCGGTGCAGCAGAAGATGGCCAAGGCGCTCATCGCGGCCGGTGACGACTTCCGCTTCGACATGTCGGACCAGGCCCCGCAGGCCTTCGGCGGCACACCCGGCAAGGGCGAGTGGAAGGCCCTCCAGGACTTCCTGAAGAACCCGAAGGACGTCGCGGGAACGCAAGCCAAGCTGGAAGCCGACGCGGCCGCCGCCTACGGAGGCTGA
- a CDS encoding sugar ABC transporter permease encodes MTSASAAGVPPTPAAPKSRKSVTGTRKTVAALFLLPALVLLGALVVYPIGYSVVRSFYDQSGDGFAGFDNYEALFTDEGIRTALKNNIIWVVFAPTVATALGLVFAVLTERVRWGTAFKLVVFMPMAISMLAAGIIFRLVYDQDPDKGVANAVWVGIHDTFAEASAFPKAHPGRESPLVAQGGAFITKATVHTGDTVTLPLVGVAPDQMPDDAKRAVAPQADPGKISGTTWQDFTRGKGVGTLGAPDASEFGYPGMRIEAVKDGKVVESTKAAADGTFTLSSKADGAQLRLPASNFKEAYNGVDWLGPSLVTPAIIGSYIWMWAGFAMVLIAAGLAGVPRELLEAARVDGASEWQVFRRVTVPLLAPVLAVVTVTLMINVLKIFDLVFIIAPGSSQDDANVLALELYRKGFSEDQPGIASAISVFLLLLVIPVMWFNVRRLRREVRR; translated from the coding sequence ATGACGTCGGCTTCGGCGGCAGGGGTCCCACCGACCCCTGCCGCACCCAAGTCGCGCAAGAGCGTGACCGGCACCCGGAAGACCGTGGCAGCCCTGTTCCTGCTGCCCGCACTGGTGTTGCTGGGCGCGCTCGTGGTCTACCCGATCGGGTACTCGGTCGTCCGCAGTTTCTACGACCAGTCGGGCGACGGCTTCGCCGGATTCGACAACTACGAGGCCCTGTTCACCGATGAGGGCATCCGCACCGCCCTGAAGAACAACATCATCTGGGTGGTGTTCGCCCCGACGGTCGCCACCGCGCTCGGCCTGGTCTTCGCGGTGCTGACCGAACGGGTGCGCTGGGGCACGGCGTTCAAGCTGGTCGTCTTCATGCCGATGGCGATCTCGATGCTGGCGGCGGGCATCATCTTCCGCCTCGTCTACGACCAGGATCCCGACAAGGGCGTCGCGAACGCCGTATGGGTCGGCATCCACGACACCTTCGCCGAGGCGTCCGCGTTCCCGAAGGCCCACCCGGGCCGCGAGTCGCCGCTCGTGGCACAAGGGGGCGCGTTCATCACCAAGGCGACGGTCCACACCGGGGACACCGTCACTCTCCCCCTCGTGGGCGTCGCCCCCGACCAGATGCCCGACGACGCGAAGCGGGCCGTGGCACCGCAGGCCGACCCGGGGAAGATCTCCGGGACGACCTGGCAGGACTTCACGCGCGGAAAGGGCGTCGGCACGCTCGGCGCGCCCGACGCGTCCGAGTTCGGCTACCCCGGCATGAGGATCGAGGCGGTCAAGGACGGCAAGGTGGTCGAGTCGACGAAGGCCGCCGCCGACGGCACCTTCACCCTGTCGTCAAAGGCCGACGGAGCCCAACTACGCCTTCCGGCAAGCAACTTCAAGGAGGCGTACAACGGCGTGGACTGGCTCGGCCCGTCGCTGGTCACGCCGGCCATCATCGGGTCGTACATCTGGATGTGGGCGGGCTTCGCGATGGTGCTGATCGCGGCCGGCCTCGCCGGGGTCCCCCGTGAACTCCTGGAGGCCGCACGCGTCGACGGCGCGAGCGAGTGGCAGGTGTTCCGCAGGGTCACGGTCCCGCTGCTGGCGCCGGTCCTCGCGGTCGTCACCGTCACCCTGATGATCAATGTCCTGAAGATCTTCGACCTGGTCTTCATCATCGCCCCGGGCTCCTCGCAGGACGACGCGAACGTCCTCGCGCTGGAGCTGTACCGCAAGGGCTTCTCCGAGGACCAGCCGGGTATCGCGAGCGCCATCTCGGTGTTCCTGCTGCTCCTCGTCATTCCAGTGATGTGGTTCAACGTTCGCCGGCTGAGGCGGGAGGTCAGGCGATGA
- a CDS encoding carbohydrate ABC transporter permease — MTVDAGSISKAAPPPVTFPKAKQSLGSRLAERVSGGLVRVFLILVGVFWLVPTIGLLLSSLRTPQDMAAGGWWEVLSKPSQLTFESYDKLLQNSDITDSLVNTVLITVPATVLVVVIGALAGYAFAWMEFPGRDWWFLAVVGLLVVPVQVALIPIAELFGKIGLFGSMLGVILFHTGFGLPFAVFLLRNFFAEIPRELLEAARLDGAGELRLFARVVMPLGGPAIASLGIFQFLWVWNDMLIALVFTDSGSQPITVALQTQVRQFGNNIDVLAPGAFISMVIPLAVFFAFQRQFVSGVMAGAVK, encoded by the coding sequence ATGACGGTGGACGCCGGCAGCATCAGCAAGGCGGCACCCCCGCCCGTCACGTTCCCCAAAGCCAAGCAGTCCCTCGGCTCCCGCCTCGCGGAACGCGTCAGCGGCGGTCTGGTCCGGGTCTTCCTCATCCTGGTCGGCGTGTTCTGGCTGGTCCCGACGATCGGTCTGCTGCTGTCCTCGCTGCGCACCCCGCAGGACATGGCGGCCGGCGGCTGGTGGGAAGTCCTCAGCAAACCGTCCCAACTCACCTTCGAGAGCTACGACAAGCTCCTGCAGAACAGCGACATCACCGACTCGCTCGTCAACACCGTGCTGATCACGGTCCCGGCGACGGTCCTCGTCGTCGTCATCGGCGCGCTCGCGGGCTACGCGTTCGCGTGGATGGAGTTCCCGGGCCGCGACTGGTGGTTCCTGGCCGTGGTCGGCCTGTTGGTGGTGCCGGTGCAGGTGGCGCTGATCCCGATCGCCGAACTCTTCGGAAAGATCGGCCTGTTCGGCTCGATGCTGGGTGTGATCCTCTTCCACACGGGCTTCGGTCTGCCGTTCGCGGTGTTCCTGCTGCGGAACTTCTTCGCGGAGATCCCGAGGGAGCTGCTGGAGGCGGCCCGCCTCGACGGCGCGGGTGAACTGCGCCTGTTCGCACGGGTCGTGATGCCGCTCGGCGGGCCGGCCATCGCGAGCCTGGGCATCTTCCAGTTCCTGTGGGTGTGGAACGACATGCTGATCGCGCTGGTGTTCACCGACTCCGGCAGCCAGCCGATCACGGTCGCTCTGCAGACGCAGGTACGCCAGTTCGGCAACAACATCGACGTGCTGGCACCCGGCGCGTTCATCTCCATGGTGATCCCGCTGGCCGTGTTCTTCGCGTTCCAGCGGCAGTTCGTGTCCGGCGTGATGGCCGGCGCGGTCAAGTAG
- a CDS encoding bifunctional glycosyltransferase family 2 protein/CDP-glycerol:glycerophosphate glycerophosphotransferase, which produces MPRFSVIVPAYKVQAYLHECLDSVLSQSYPDLELIVVDDCSPDSCGAIIDEFAGRDPRVRPVHLPQNQGLGPARNAGMREASGDYLLFLDGDDTLTPHALRAIADRLLETGEPDVLVHDYARTYWSGRTVRNQAAVQLAERGPAPFRLEDRPGLLHQLMVAWNKAYRREFVERAGFTFPPGYYEDTPWTYPVLMAAESIATLDRVCVHYRQRRQGSILGTTSSRHFDVFEQYDRVFAYVEQHPELARWRPVLFRRMVDHLATVFVRRDRLPRELRAEFLRTARAHCRRHRVPGVPLHTRLRHTLVHLGLHRTFRALQVASALRRRTVKLTAKVLRATRSAALRLHYRIQRRLPLRADRAVFSAYESRGHGCNPGALEAAFRTFAPHIRTAWVARPEYHHTVPAATRRLSPGTAAYWTALARSKYLIDNVDFDPGLVKRPGQILVQTRHGTPLKHMGLDLQEHPAAAAGTDFAEQLRGVDQWDYVVSANRHSTLVWERVHPGGYTTLEYGQPRNDVFQKATSTEVTRLRESLGIPEGTIAILYAPTYRDYRRTQRTTLDLERVVRRLGPAFVVLARAHHAFGGPLVAGSSRVIDVTDHPSVEQLCLASDALVTDYSSIMFDYAGLDRPIVIHATDDDWAAYEAARGTYFDLRSCAPGAVARSEDELIDIFATGHWRGSRSAQLRSAFRARFCPYDDGRAAERVVRHVVLGETDQPPAVPLAERHPVPSAAEALMRSPLTTVPRPAGPLTVTDHA; this is translated from the coding sequence TTGCCCAGGTTCAGTGTCATTGTCCCCGCGTACAAGGTTCAGGCGTATTTGCACGAATGCCTGGATTCGGTGCTCTCCCAGTCGTATCCGGATCTGGAGCTGATCGTGGTCGACGACTGCTCGCCGGACTCCTGCGGCGCGATCATCGACGAGTTCGCGGGCCGTGATCCGCGCGTCCGGCCCGTGCACCTGCCGCAGAACCAGGGGCTGGGCCCCGCTCGCAACGCCGGGATGCGCGAGGCGAGCGGCGACTACCTGCTCTTCCTGGACGGCGACGACACCCTCACCCCGCACGCGCTGCGCGCGATCGCCGACCGGCTGCTGGAGACCGGCGAGCCGGACGTCCTGGTCCACGACTACGCGCGCACCTACTGGTCGGGCCGGACCGTCCGCAACCAGGCCGCCGTCCAGCTCGCCGAGCGGGGCCCGGCGCCCTTCCGCCTGGAGGACCGCCCGGGCCTGCTGCACCAGCTCATGGTCGCGTGGAACAAGGCGTACCGCCGGGAGTTCGTCGAGCGAGCGGGCTTCACCTTCCCGCCCGGCTACTACGAGGACACCCCCTGGACGTACCCGGTGCTGATGGCCGCCGAGTCGATCGCGACCCTCGACCGGGTCTGCGTGCACTACCGGCAGCGCCGGCAGGGCAGCATCCTCGGCACCACCAGCAGCCGCCACTTCGACGTCTTCGAGCAGTACGACCGGGTGTTCGCGTACGTCGAGCAGCACCCCGAACTCGCCCGCTGGCGCCCGGTGCTGTTCCGCCGCATGGTCGACCATCTGGCGACCGTGTTCGTCCGGCGCGACCGGCTGCCGCGCGAGCTGCGGGCGGAGTTCCTGCGCACCGCCCGCGCCCACTGCCGCCGGCACCGCGTCCCGGGCGTCCCCCTGCACACCCGGCTGCGGCACACCCTGGTCCACCTGGGCCTGCACCGCACGTTCCGCGCCCTGCAAGTCGCCTCGGCCCTGCGCCGCCGTACCGTCAAGCTCACCGCCAAGGTCCTGCGCGCGACCCGGTCCGCCGCCCTGCGGCTGCACTACCGGATCCAGCGGCGCCTCCCGCTGCGCGCCGACCGTGCCGTCTTCTCCGCGTACGAGAGCCGTGGCCACGGCTGCAACCCGGGCGCCCTGGAGGCCGCGTTCCGCACCTTCGCGCCGCACATCCGCACGGCGTGGGTCGCCCGCCCCGAGTACCACCACACGGTTCCGGCCGCCACCCGCCGCCTCAGCCCCGGCACGGCCGCCTACTGGACGGCCCTGGCCCGCTCCAAGTACCTGATCGACAACGTCGACTTCGACCCCGGTCTGGTCAAGCGCCCCGGCCAGATCCTGGTCCAGACCCGGCACGGCACCCCGCTCAAGCACATGGGCCTCGACCTCCAGGAACACCCGGCGGCCGCCGCCGGCACGGACTTCGCCGAGCAGCTGCGGGGCGTCGACCAGTGGGACTACGTCGTGTCCGCCAACCGCCACTCCACCCTCGTCTGGGAACGCGTCCACCCCGGCGGCTACACCACGCTCGAGTACGGCCAGCCCCGCAACGACGTCTTCCAGAAGGCGACGTCGACGGAGGTGACCCGCCTGCGCGAGTCCCTCGGCATCCCCGAGGGCACGATCGCGATCCTGTACGCCCCCACCTACCGCGACTACCGGCGCACCCAGCGCACGACCCTCGACCTGGAGCGGGTCGTCCGCCGTCTCGGCCCGGCCTTCGTCGTCCTGGCCCGCGCCCACCACGCCTTCGGCGGGCCTCTCGTCGCCGGATCGAGCCGGGTCATCGACGTCACCGACCACCCGAGCGTCGAACAGTTGTGCCTCGCCTCCGACGCCCTGGTCACCGACTACTCCTCGATCATGTTCGACTACGCGGGCCTCGACCGGCCGATCGTCATCCACGCCACCGACGACGACTGGGCGGCGTACGAGGCGGCCCGGGGCACCTACTTCGACCTGCGCTCCTGCGCGCCGGGCGCGGTGGCGCGCAGCGAGGACGAGCTGATCGACATCTTCGCCACCGGCCACTGGCGCGGCTCGCGCTCCGCGCAGTTGCGCTCCGCCTTCCGCGCGCGGTTCTGCCCGTACGACGACGGACGCGCCGCCGAGCGGGTCGTACGGCATGTGGTGCTGGGGGAGACGGACCAGCCTCCGGCCGTACCGCTCGCCGAGCGCCACCCCGTGCCGTCCGCGGCCGAGGCGCTCATGCGCAGCCCGCTCACCACCGTGCCGCGTCCGGCCGGCCCGCTGACCGTCACCGACCACGCCTGA